GCAGATCGGCCTGCTGCGCAGCAGCCGTCGGCTTAAGAAGCTACGCAAGGGCGGGGAGCATCAACCAGCACCCTGGGAAGAGAGCCATGCCCTGTAGCGAATATCAACAGACAGGAAGAATATCTGCGAAGTGCCTATTAAAAGACCCGAATAACTTATTCGTCTAGCCGCTGTATCAAGCCCGGCAGTTTAGACAAGCTGGCCTGCTGGCGCAGGTGCTTCTTGTGCTCGGCAGCCGGGCTGCCCATGTATATCTTACCGGGGAGCACGTCGCTAATCAGCCCACTCTGGGCCAGGATAACCGAGCCAGCACCCACCACTATGTCGCTGGGGATACCTACCTGGCCCCATATGGTCACATCGTCCTCTATGGTGCACACGCCTGCAATACCCACCTGTGCGGCTATTAGCACCCGTGCACCAATGTTGGTATCATGGCCTATCTGCACCAGGTTGTCTATCTTGGTATACTCGCCTATGGTGGTGTCTGCACTCACGCCCCGATCTATGCAGGTACCGGCACCTATGTCTACATGATCCGCTATCAGCACCCGGCCCTTGGTCAGCATCTTGTCTCGGCCATAGGGGCGCTTCTTGAAGTAGAAGGCTTCGCCGCCTATTTGTGCGCCTGCCTGTATGGTGCAGTGGCTGCCCACCACGGTATAATCGCCCAAATACACCTGGCTGTAGATGCGGGTATGTGCGCCGATGCGTACATGGCTACCTATTACCACATTGTGGCCAATTTCCGCCCCCTCGCCTATCTCCACGTCCTCGCCCAACACCACATGCTGGCCCAGGTGGGCGGTGGGGTGTACGGCCTGTGCACCTCCCTGCTGGGTAAGGCTGAGGGTGGGCTGAAAGTACTCGGTAAGGCGGTTGTAGTCGCGAAACGGATCGTCGCTGAGTAGCAGGCCCTTGCCAGCAGGTGGCTCTGTGCGCTCATTCAGCAGGATGGTGGTGGCAGCACTGGTTAGTGCCTTGTTGAAATACTTCTTTACGTCCACAAAAGTAAGGTCGCCCGGCTCTACTCGGTGTATCTCATTGATGCCCAGAACGGGATGATCTGCGGGACCTATATATTCGATGTTCAGGATGGCTGCCAGGCTGGCCAGCGTTTGGGGGGGCACTATTTTCATATGCTTCTTCTTC
The Bacteroidota bacterium DNA segment above includes these coding regions:
- the lpxD gene encoding UDP-3-O-(3-hydroxymyristoyl)glucosamine N-acyltransferase, giving the protein MKIVPPQTLASLAAILNIEYIGPADHPVLGINEIHRVEPGDLTFVDVKKYFNKALTSAATTILLNERTEPPAGKGLLLSDDPFRDYNRLTEYFQPTLSLTQQGGAQAVHPTAHLGQHVVLGEDVEIGEGAEIGHNVVIGSHVRIGAHTRIYSQVYLGDYTVVGSHCTIQAGAQIGGEAFYFKKRPYGRDKMLTKGRVLIADHVDIGAGTCIDRGVSADTTIGEYTKIDNLVQIGHDTNIGARVLIAAQVGIAGVCTIEDDVTIWGQVGIPSDIVVGAGSVILAQSGLISDVLPGKIYMGSPAAEHKKHLRQQASLSKLPGLIQRLDE